The Malus domestica chromosome 13, GDT2T_hap1 genome includes a window with the following:
- the LOC114820458 gene encoding protein SUPPRESSOR OF MAX2 1, with the protein MRAGLSTIQQTLTPEAASVLNHSIAEAGRRNHGQTTPLHVAATLLSSPTGFLRQACIKSHPNSSHPLQCRALELCFSVALERLPTAQNMSPGMEPPISNALMAALKRAQAHQRRGCPEQQQQPLLAVKVELEQLIISILDDPSVSRVMREASFSSPAVKATIEQTLNSSAAAAAHAAVNSSPIGLQFRPAGPMVPPVSRNLYLNPRLQQPQGAATQSVQHRGEEVKRVADILLRTKKRNPVLVGDSEPEAVTKELLRRIQSKELGEGPLKNVDVLHLEEVVSLDRNQIVSKMKELGGLIETRLLNLTGGGVILDLGDLKWLVEQPASFGGVPGLVSSPVQQQVVSEAGRAAVGEMGKLLARYGEGSATGGRLWLIGTATCETYLRCQVYHPSMETDWDLQAVPIAGRTPLSGLFPRIGATNGILSSSVESLSPMKGFPSASIPQPRLLSENSDPARRETCCPQCTESYEQELAKLVAKESEKSSSESDAAQPPLPQWLQNAKPRDVHASTLDQTQTTDQNLILNQRTNELQKEWRDTCLRLHPNFHQPSFSLKRIIPTTLSMTGLYNPNLLGHQPFQTRSHVNKNLGTLQLNTNPLTSQPSERAISQPESPVRTELVLGQTEVTEINSKQTHKERIRDFMGCMPSEPQNKLHEMQTEDKQLCQIDTDSFKKLYKGLMEVWWQQEAAASVAETVTQCKLGNGKRRRAGSRGDMWLLFMGLDSVGKKKMASALSELVCGSNPVMISLSSQRGNLQSDMSFRGKTVVDRIAETVKRNPFSVVVLEDINEADLIVRGSIKQAIERGRLADSYGREISLGNVIFILTANWLPENLRPLSNDNSLEEKLASIARSSWQLKLSVCARAAKRHANWLTDEDRATKPRTDTGSALGFDLNEAADAEDDRTDGSLNSSDLTVDNEDDNRLNNRTLLKVTTASVPRELLDSVDDAIVFKPVDFNPIRQNITNSIKKRFSKIMGEGISFELPEDAVEKILTGIWLGRTGLEEWAEKVLAPSIQQLKSYLGGSTGVIADESLVVRLESDGASDDRSPGDRLPSSINVGVVPDGLRQR; encoded by the exons ATGAGAGCGGGGCTGAGTACGATCCAGCAAACGTTAACCCCAGAGGCGGCAAGCGTCTTGAATCACTCGATTGCCGAAGCGGGTCGACGGAACCACGGCCAGACGACGCCGCTACACGTGGCAGCAACCCTTTTGTCCTCCCCCACCGGCTTCCTCCGCCAAGCATGCATCAAATCTCACCCCAATTCCTCCCACCCTCTGCAGTGCCGAGCTCTGGAGCTCTGCTTCAGTGTGGCTCTGGAGCGGTTGCCCACCGCCCAAAACATGAGTCCCGGCATGGAGCCCCCCATCTCTAATGCTCTCATGGCCGCCTTGAAGCGAGCTCAAGCTCACCAGCGCCGCGGCTGCCCCGAACAGCAGCAGCAACCTCTATTAGCCGTCAAAGTCGAGCTCGAGCAGCTCATCATCTCAATTCTCGATGACCCGAGTGTTAGTCGGGTCATGCGGGAGGCTAGTTTCTCTAGTCCCGCAGTCAAAGCCACCATTGAACAGACGCTCAACTCTTCTGCCGCCGCCGCCGCTCACGCCGCCGTCAATTCATCCCCAATCGGATTGCAATTCCGCCCTGCAGGCCCCATGGTGCCACCCGTGAGCCGGAATTTGTATTTGAATCCGAGGCTGCAGCAGCCGCAGGGAGCTGCAACACAATCGGTACAACATAGAGGGGAAGAGGTTAAGAGGGTTGCTGATATTTTGTTGAGAACGAAGAAGAGGAACCCAGTTTTGGTTGGCGATTCGGAGCCTGAGGCCGTGACCAAAGAGCTCTTGCGGAGGATTCAGAGCAAGGAGTTGGGTGAGGGGCCGCTGAAGAATGTTGATGTCCTTCATTTGGAGGAGGTTGTTTCTTTGGATAGGAATCAGATAGTGTCAAAAATGAAGGAATTAGGGGGTTTGATTGAGACCCGGTTGTTGAATTTGACCGGGGGAGGGGTCATTCTTGATTTGGGTGACTTGAAATGGCTTGTGGAGCAGCCTGCGAGCTTTGGAGGAGTTCCGGGTCTAGTTTCGTCTCCCGTCCAACAGCAGGTGGTTTCGGAGGCAGGGCGGGCAGCAGTGGGGGAAATGGGGAAGCTATTGGCGAGGTATGGAGAGGGTAGTGCAACTGGTGGCCGGCTTTGGTTAATTGGGACTGCTACTTGTGAGACCTATTTGAGGTGCCAAGTCTATCACCCTTCAATGGAAACTGATTGGGATCTACAGGCAGTGCCAATTGCTGGCAGAACGCCACTTTCAGGATTGTTTCCGAG GATTGGGGCGACCAACGGGATCCTTAGTAGCTCAGTTGAATCTTTGTCACCAATGAAAGGTTTTCCATCGGCATCAATTCCTCAACCAAGACTTTTGTCAGAGAACTCGGATCCTGCTCGAAGAGAAACATGTTGCCCGCAATGTACAGAGAGTTATGAGCAAGAGCTTGCAAAACTGGTTGCCAAGGAATCTGAGAAATCATCTTCTGAATCAGACGCAGCTCAACCACCGCTACCTCAGTGGTTGCAGAACGCTAAACCCCGTGATGTTCATGCCAGTACATTAGATCAGACGCAG ACTACGGACCAAAATTTGATCCTGAATCAAAGGACTAATGAATTACAGAAGGAATGGAGAGATACATGTTTGCGTCTTCATCCTAATTTTCATCAGCCCAGTTTCAGCTTGAAGAGAATTATTCCAACAACCCTCTCAATGACGGGCTTGTACAATCCAAACTTGCTTGGTCACCAACCATTCCAAACCAGATCACATGTGAATAAGAATCTTGGGACTCTGCAATTGAACACAAATCCGCTGACCAGCCAACCATCTGAACGGGCAATTTCCCAACCAGAAAGCCCTGTAAGGACAGAGCTGGTTCTTGGTCAAACAGAAGTCACTGAAATCAACTCCAAGCAAACGCATAAAGAGCGCATCAGAGACTTTATGGGCTGCATGCCTTCTGAACCACAGAACAAGTTACATGAAATGCAAACGGAGGATAAACAATTGTGTCAAATAGATACTGATTCATTCAAAAAGCTGTACAAAGGTTTAATGGAGGTGTGGTGGCAGCAAGAAGCAGCAGCCTCTGTGGCTGAAACTGTGACACAATGCAAGTTGGGCAATGGAAAGAGACGTCGTGCTGGGTCAAGGGGAGACATGTGGCTGCTGTTTATGGGCCTGGACAGTGTTGGCAAGAAGAAGATGGCATCAGCACTTTCAGAACTGGTATGTGGGTCCAACCCAGTGATGATCAGTCTTAGCTCCCAACGTGGTAATTTGCAATCAGATATGAGTTTCCGTGGTAAAACAGTGGTGGATCGAATAGCAGAAACAGTTAAGAGAAACCCTTTTTCAGTAGTTGTGCTTGAGGACATTAATGAAGCTGATCTGATAGTTCGTGGTAGCATAAAACAGGCAATTGAGAGAGGTCGTCTTGCTGACTCTTATGGCCGTGAAATCAGTCTTGGAAATGTTATTTTCATACTTACCGCAAATTGGTTGCCAGAAAATCTTAGGCCCTTGTCAAATGACAATTCACTTGAAGAAAAACTCGCCAGTATTGCGAGGAGCAGTTGGCAGTTAAAGCTATCGGTCTGTGCTAGGGCTGCAAAACGCCATGCCAATTGGTTAACAGATGAAGACAGGGCCACAAAGCCTAGGACAGATACTGGTTCAGCATTAGGATTCGATCTGAATGAAGCTGCGGATGCTGAGGATGACAGAACAGACGGCTCGCTTAATTCAAGTGATCTTACGGTTGATAATGAAGATGACAATCGTCTCAATAACAGAACCTTACTCAAAGTCACAACCGCATCAGTACCCCGGGAATTACTGGATAGTGTTGATGATGCCATTGTGTTCAAGCCAGTGGATTTCAATCCCATTCGGCAAAACATCACAAACTCCATCAAAAAAAGATTCTCAAAAATAATGGGTGAGGGGATTTCATTTGAATTACCAGAGGATGCTGTTGAAAAGATCCTGACCGGGATATGGCTAGGCCGGACTGGCTTAGAGGAATGGGCAGAAAAGGTTCTCGCCCCGAGCATCCAGCAACtcaagtcctaccttggtgGCAGCACTGGTGTGATAGCCGACGAGTCATTGGTGGTGAGGCTTGAATCTGATGGTGCTTCGGACGACCGGAGCCCTGGAGATAGGCTCCCTAGTAGCATCAATGTGGGTGTGGTGCCTGATGGGTTGAGACAACGATGA